One bacterium genomic window, CTGAAATTTGTTTTTTTAATTGATATATTTCACTTTCATGCCTTGCAAATTCATCAAGAAAACTATTAACAACTTCATTAAATTTTTTATCCACAACATTAATTTTTTCTTCAATCTGGTCAATTTTTTTCGGCAAGTTCTGTAATGTTTCAACAATTTTTACCTGTGAATCTCTTAAACTAATTATATCTGTCTTAATATTTGTCTGTGTTTCTGAAAGATTCTGAGTAAGAGTTGAGATTTTTAAAGAAAAATCATTATATAAAAGTTTTACATTTTCTATATCTTTTTTTATCCATTCTATTTCTCTTTTAATTTCAAGGTTTTTTTCAATAAACTCATTATTCAACTTCTTTATTTTTTCACTATTTTCAAAATTGCTTTCATCTATTTTTCCTTTCATTACATTAATTTCATCTTTTATAGAATTCATTTCATTACTCAAAACCAAAATTCTATCGGAAACTTCATCTATGTTTTTCTTTATATTATCATCCTTTTGCTTATAATCATTTTCTATGTTATTAAATTTCTCGCTTATCTGCTTAACAGTCGCATAAAAATCATCTTCAAGATTACTTATTTTTTCTTTTACAGCATCAATATCATCTTTTGTCGCTATATCAGAACAGCCGGTAAAAAAGGAAATTATTAATAGTAAACTCAAAATTGGAAAAAGTATTTTTTTTCTCATCTTTTCACTTCTATTTTAAATTCACATCTTCTATTTTTTGCCCATGCTTCTTCATTATGTCCAGGGTCTGCAGGCATATCCTCTCCATAACTTACTGTATATAATCTTTTTGGAGAAACACCCATAATAACAAGAAATCTCCTTGCACTCAATGCTCTCTGTTCTCCAAGAACAAGATTATATTCTCTTGTCCCTCTTTCATCACAATGACCTTCTATCAAAATTTTTATATCAGGATTTTTTAATAAGTAATCTCCAATTTTTTTTAATATCTGTGCTGCATCTTCTCTTATACTATATTTATCAAAATCAAAATAAATATTTCGGAAAATCTCTTTTAATTCTGAATCCATTTCTTCTGGTTTTATAAATTTTGCCTCTGGTGGTATAGGTGTCACTGGAATTTCTCCCTCTTTAATTGCGGTCTTAACTTCTTCTGGTGTTGCTTTTCCATCATCTGGTTTTGTTGGTTTCGTTTCTTCTGCTGGTTTTGGTTCAATCTTTTCTTCCGGCTTTAAAATGCTCGTCAATTCTGGTTTTTCTTCTTTTTCCTTTTCTTCAAGGAATTCCTTTTTTATTTTTGTTGGACACATACATCCAAAAAAACTTACTGCTATTAACCCTGCTATTATAAACTTAATAAATTTCATCTTACGCCCCCATTTTTATTTTTTATTTTACACCTGTTTTTTTTTATGTCAAATTTATAAATCTCCAACAGCCCATATAAGTCCTCTCTTAACAATTTCTCTTGCTTCCGGAACCTCAAAATCACTTACCTGATGACCGAATGATGCATAAAAAACCCTTCCTTTCCCATATATTCTTTTCCATACAGCAGGCATAACTGTACCATCTATCCATGGAAATTCTATATTCCTGAAAGTAGTTGTTGCAAGAACTTCATTTGAAGGGTCTACATGCATATAATATTGCTCTGATTTAAGTTTAAAATCGCTTATACCTTTTACTATCGGGTCATCTTTTTTTACTATATTTATTTCATAATCAACTATTCCTCCTGGATGAGCAACCCATTGACCACCAACCATAAATTGATATCCTGTATTTTCTCTGAAAGCATCTCCCATCCCTCCATGCCAGCCAGCAATTCCAACACCTGAACTGACAGCATCAAGTAAACCTTTTGTCTGTTCCGATGTTATTTTTCCCATTGTCCATGTTATTACAATTAAATTTACTGAACCCATTTTTTGTTTATCAAGAAAAATATCAAGTGTATTGTAAACTTCAACATCATAACCTTCTCTTTTCATTATTTCAGCAAAAATTTCTGTTGTCTCTTTTGGCTGATGTCCCTCCCATCCGCCCCAGACAAAAATTACTTTTTTCATTTTTTTCCTCCTAAATTTTAAGTTTCAGAATTAAATTACTCAAATACTTAACTGTAAATGGTAAAACTCTCTCATCAAGATTGAATTTACTACTGTGATGCAAACCACTTTTTTTACCACTTCCAATAAAAATATATGTAGATGGGACTTTTTTTGAATAAAAAGCGAAGTCCTCTCCTCCCATTGATGGATGATACTTATAGAAAAACTTTGTGGATAGAATTTCTTTAGTTGTTTTCTTAATTATTTCAGTAAAGTCAGGGTCATTTTTTACAGCAGGTGAGTAAGATTCATAAGAAAAATCCATCTTACATTTAAATGAAGAGACAATTTTCTCACAAATATTTTTCATTTCATTTTTAATTTTTTTTCTTGTTTTTTCCGAAAATGTCCTTACAGTTCCTCCTATTTCAACTTTATCAGGAATTACATTAAATGCTTCTCCTCCTTTTATTTTACATACAGAAACTACACACGGCTGAAATGGACTTATTCTTCTACTTACAATTGTCTGTAAACTGCTTATCAGAAATGCAGAGCAAACAACCGGGTCATTTGTTGAATCAGGTGCACTTCCATGACCACCCTTCCCTTTAATTATTATCCTGAATCTATCCGTATTTGCCATAACTATTCCTTTCTCAATATAAATTTTATTAAGTGGAATATCGGATATAAAATGAAAACCAATAAGAAAATCTGTATTTTCTAAAACACCTTCTTTTATTAATTCACATGCACCTCCAGGTAGCTTTTCCTCACACGGCTGAAAAATAAGTTTTACATTATACTTTAAAAAATCCTTAAATTTATTCAGAATTATACCCACACCAAGAAGTGTTGCCACATGACCATCATGACCACAGGCATGCATTATGCCTTTATTTTTTGAAGAAAATTCAAGACCTGTTTGTTCTTCAATTGGTAAGGCATCCATATCCGCTCTTATTCCTATTGTCTTTGAAAAATTTTTATTTATATATCCAATAACTCCTGTCTTCCCTTTGACTTCATATTTTATACCTGTTTTTTTTAAAACCTCCTTTATTTTCTCAGAAGTTCTGTACTCTTCAAATCCAAGTTCAGGGTACATATGAAAGTCCCTTCTCCAGTTAATTATATCCGCTTTAATCCTTTCTACTACATTATCCACTTCTTTAATCATTTTTTACTCCCTTCTTACAAAAAGCAATTCAATTTTTTCTTCTTCAAATTTATTCTTTATTTCTTCAATAATTTTATCAACAACATTAAGTTCTTTTTTATAATCAAGAATATTGAAACTTAACAGAAAAACTGCTTGAGAAGTCGCAAATTCAGTAAGATAAACCTCGCTAGTATCTTTTTCAAAAAAATTATTTTTCTTAACTATTTCCATAAATAAATCTTTTATCTTTTCCTTATCTTTTAAATTCTGAATACCTACTTTCAATCTTATTTTAATTTTTGAATCTGGAAATCCAAAATTAACAATTCTTGTTTTTGCTATTTCAGAATTAGAAATAATAATTACATTATTTTCAGGTGATAAAATTTTTGTCCTCTTCATTCCAATTTCTATAACTTCTCCAATCTCTCCTGTTGCAAGTTTAATTCTATCTCCTATTTTAAAGGGTTTGTCAATTATAATAAAAAAACCTGAAATCATATTTGAAAGTGTATCCTGAGCAGCAAAAGCAATAGCAAAAGAGGCAATTCCTGCCGCTCCAAGAATACTTGTTATTGGCTGATTGAATTTATTCAGAATTATTGTAATGCCTATAAAAAATATTATTATTCTTGAAACCCTTTTGAATAATGACATAAATTCTTCATCCACTTTTGTTTTTGTTCTCTCTGCAACCTTTTCAAGATACCACTCAACAAATCCATCAACTATTCCGCTTATTATAAAAGTAACTGAAAGGACAATAAAAGAATAGATAATTTTTGGAAGATTCAAAAGAAGTTTTTGAAGAGGTAAATTTTCTGTTTTTATAAGAAGGGATGTTCTTTCCCATAAAATACTTAATCCAGAAAAAAATACAAAAAAGACAACCCCCTTTCCTGTCCTTTTCAAAATTTTTAAATCAAGTTCTCTTCCCTTTGAAACTCTTATCAAAAAATATTCCCAGAACCACTTAACAATAAGACAGATTACGATTATTATTGCAAAGTAAATAATTGTTAGAAGATTGTTTCTTAATGCTTCATTCATTTAGAGTTAACCTATCCATTTTCATATAATCTCTTAAAACTTCAGGGATAATCACTTCTCCATTTTCTGTCTGATAATTTTCAATTATTCCTATTATGGTTCTCGGTAAAGCAACTCCTGAACCATTAAGAGTGTGAACATAATCTGTTTTACCATCTTTCTTTCTGTACTTAATATTTGCCCTTCTTGCCTGAAAACTTTCAAAATTAGAACAAGAAGAAACTTCAAGATATTTTCCAACACCTGGACACCATACTTCAATATCATAACATTTACTTCCAGCAAAACTCAACTCCCCAGTACATAAAAGAACAACCCTGTAAGGAAGATTTAATGCCTGAAGAACTTTTTCCGCTTCATTTAAAAGTGATTCAAGTTCATCATAAGAATTCTCTGGCTTTACAAATTTAACAAGTTCAACTTTGTCAAATTGATGAACCCTTATAAGACCTTTTGTTTCTTTTCCATATGCTCCTGCTTCTCTTCTGAAACATGGGGTATATGCAACATAATAAATCGGCAAATCTTCCTCTTTTAAAACCTCATCCTTATGCAGATTTGTCACAGGAACTTCTGCTGTCGGGATTAAAAAGAAATCATCTCTTTCAAGGTAATACATATCATCTTCAAGTTTTGGCAATTGTCCTGTATTGAATAAACTATCTCTGTTAACAAGAGAAGGAACCCAGACCTCTTTAAAACCGTTTTTTGTATGCAAATCAATCATAAAATTTATCAATGCCCTGACAAGAAGAGCACCTTTGCCTTTAAAGACAGGAAAGAAACTTCCTGTAATTTTTGCACCTCTTGGAAAATCTAAAATACCAAGTTTTTCACCTATTTCCCAGTGGGGAAGAACATTAAATTTCTTCTCCTTTATTTCTCCCCATTCTCTCACAATAACATTATCTTTTTCACTTTTTCCAACAGGAACAGAAGGATGTGGAATATTTGGGATAAAAGAGATTATTTTTTCAATTTCTTTTTCAATTTCACTTAATCTTTTTTCTGTTTCCTTTATTTCATCAGAATATTTTTTTGCCTGATTTATCAAAAAAGAAACTGCATCTTTATCTTCTTTACTTCTTGAAATTTTTTCTGTTAAGTCCTTCTGCCACTTCTTTCTTTCCTCAACAAACATTATCAACCTTCTTCTCTCATTATCAAGTTCTTCAAATCTTTCCCAGTCAACTTTCTGGTTTTTCAATTCTGCCACTTTTTTTAACAGTTCTATATTTTCTCTTACAAATTTAAAAGGATACATTTATTCTCCTGTTTTTATTATAAGTTCACCTTCTTTTATCATTCCGTATTCCTCTCTCAATATCTTTTCAATATAAAAGGGGTCATTTTTTATTTTTTCTATCTTCTCCTGAAGGTTTTTATTTTCTCTTTCAAGGTTTGCAATTTCATTTTTATAAAATCTGTATGTTTGATATGAAGAAATTAATGTTTTTAACCTTATTCCACAGCAGATTGTAAAAAAAACTGTAAAAATTAAAAACCAGTTCTTCCTTATTTTCCTCATTTTTCTTTAATTATTTCACCGTAATATTTGCATGTATTTCCAAAATTCTCTTCTATTCTCAAAAGTTGATTATATTTACACAATCTTTCAGACCTGCTCAATGAACCACTTTTAATCTGCCCTGCATTTGTTCCAACTGTAAGGTCTGCTATAAAAGTATCCTCTGTTTCACCAGACCTGTGAGATATTATTGTTCTGTATCCTGCCCTCTTTGCCATTTCAATTGTCTCAAGTGTCTCTGTGAGTGTTCCTATCTGATTAACTTTTATTAAAATTGCATTTGCTATTTTCTGTCTAATCCCCTCTTTGAAAATTTTAGGATTTGTGACAAATATATCATCTCCAACAAGTTGAATTTTATTTCCGAGTTTTTCTGTCAATTTTTTCCATCCTTCCCAGTCATTTTCTGCAAGTCCATCTTCAATAGAATAAACAGGATATTTTGATACAATTTTTTCATAGAAATCAATTAACTCATCAGAACTTATTTTTTTCCCTTCAAATTGATAAAGGCCTTCCTCATATAAAGAAGAAGCAGCAGTATCAAGAGCAATATAAATCTCTTCTCCCGGTGTATAACCTGCTTTTTCAATTGCCTGTATTATAAGTTGTATTGCTTCTTCATTTTTATTTAAATTTGGAGCAAAACCTCCTTCATCACCAACTGAAGTTACATATCCCTTATCCTTTAATATCTTTTTTAAATACTGGAATACCTCTGCAACCATTCTATATCCATCACTAAAACTTTTTGCTCCAATTGGTGCTATCATAAATTCCTGAATGTCAAGGTTATTGTCTGCATGTAATCCACCATTTATAACATTACACATTGGCACAGGCATTACATTTGCATAAACTCCTCCAATATAGAAATATAATGGGACATCCAGAACATTTGCAGCAGCGCGGGAAACAGCCAAACTCACACCAAGAATAGCATTTGCTCCTAAACGGGATTTATTTTCAGTTCCATCAAGTTCAATCATTTTATAATCAATACCTCTCTGGTCAAAAACACTTTCACCTTCAATTTCAGGACCTATAATTTCATTTACATTTTTTATCGCATTTTTTACTCCTTTCCCGAGAAATTCTTTATCTCCATCTCTCAATTCAAGTGCTTCTCTTTCTCCTGTTGAAGCCCCTGAAGGGACTGCTGCTCTTCCTGTTGTTCCGTCTTCAAGCATAACTTCTACCTCTACTGTTGGATTTCCCCTTGAATCAAGAATCTGTCTTCCATAAACACTTAATATTTCCATTTTTACCTCCTATTTTCATTTCATTATTTTAGTATTATATTCTCAAATCAAAATGTTTTCAATTAAAAATTTTTTAAGTTGTATCAGGTCTTCAAAAATTAAAGGATTTTTA contains:
- the pal gene encoding peptidoglycan-associated lipoprotein Pal, with product MKFIKFIIAGLIAVSFFGCMCPTKIKKEFLEEKEKEEKPELTSILKPEEKIEPKPAEETKPTKPDDGKATPEEVKTAIKEGEIPVTPIPPEAKFIKPEEMDSELKEIFRNIYFDFDKYSIREDAAQILKKIGDYLLKNPDIKILIEGHCDERGTREYNLVLGEQRALSARRFLVIMGVSPKRLYTVSYGEDMPADPGHNEEAWAKNRRCEFKIEVKR
- a CDS encoding septum formation initiator family protein, whose protein sequence is MRKIRKNWFLIFTVFFTICCGIRLKTLISSYQTYRFYKNEIANLERENKNLQEKIEKIKNDPFYIEKILREEYGMIKEGELIIKTGE
- a CDS encoding ThuA domain-containing protein; translated protein: MKKVIFVWGGWEGHQPKETTEIFAEIMKREGYDVEVYNTLDIFLDKQKMGSVNLIVITWTMGKITSEQTKGLLDAVSSGVGIAGWHGGMGDAFRENTGYQFMVGGQWVAHPGGIVDYEINIVKKDDPIVKGISDFKLKSEQYYMHVDPSNEVLATTTFRNIEFPWIDGTVMPAVWKRIYGKGRVFYASFGHQVSDFEVPEAREIVKRGLIWAVGDL
- a CDS encoding amidohydrolase yields the protein MIKEVDNVVERIKADIINWRRDFHMYPELGFEEYRTSEKIKEVLKKTGIKYEVKGKTGVIGYINKNFSKTIGIRADMDALPIEEQTGLEFSSKNKGIMHACGHDGHVATLLGVGIILNKFKDFLKYNVKLIFQPCEEKLPGGACELIKEGVLENTDFLIGFHFISDIPLNKIYIEKGIVMANTDRFRIIIKGKGGHGSAPDSTNDPVVCSAFLISSLQTIVSRRISPFQPCVVSVCKIKGGEAFNVIPDKVEIGGTVRTFSEKTRKKIKNEMKNICEKIVSSFKCKMDFSYESYSPAVKNDPDFTEIIKKTTKEILSTKFFYKYHPSMGGEDFAFYSKKVPSTYIFIGSGKKSGLHHSSKFNLDERVLPFTVKYLSNLILKLKI
- the serS gene encoding serine--tRNA ligase produces the protein MYPFKFVRENIELLKKVAELKNQKVDWERFEELDNERRRLIMFVEERKKWQKDLTEKISRSKEDKDAVSFLINQAKKYSDEIKETEKRLSEIEKEIEKIISFIPNIPHPSVPVGKSEKDNVIVREWGEIKEKKFNVLPHWEIGEKLGILDFPRGAKITGSFFPVFKGKGALLVRALINFMIDLHTKNGFKEVWVPSLVNRDSLFNTGQLPKLEDDMYYLERDDFFLIPTAEVPVTNLHKDEVLKEEDLPIYYVAYTPCFRREAGAYGKETKGLIRVHQFDKVELVKFVKPENSYDELESLLNEAEKVLQALNLPYRVVLLCTGELSFAGSKCYDIEVWCPGVGKYLEVSSCSNFESFQARRANIKYRKKDGKTDYVHTLNGSGVALPRTIIGIIENYQTENGEVIIPEVLRDYMKMDRLTLNE
- a CDS encoding mechanosensitive ion channel family protein — protein: MNEALRNNLLTIIYFAIIIVICLIVKWFWEYFLIRVSKGRELDLKILKRTGKGVVFFVFFSGLSILWERTSLLIKTENLPLQKLLLNLPKIIYSFIVLSVTFIISGIVDGFVEWYLEKVAERTKTKVDEEFMSLFKRVSRIIIFFIGITIILNKFNQPITSILGAAGIASFAIAFAAQDTLSNMISGFFIIIDKPFKIGDRIKLATGEIGEVIEIGMKRTKILSPENNVIIISNSEIAKTRIVNFGFPDSKIKIRLKVGIQNLKDKEKIKDLFMEIVKKNNFFEKDTSEVYLTEFATSQAVFLLSFNILDYKKELNVVDKIIEEIKNKFEEEKIELLFVRRE
- a CDS encoding LysM peptidoglycan-binding domain-containing protein; translated protein: MRKKILFPILSLLLIISFFTGCSDIATKDDIDAVKEKISNLEDDFYATVKQISEKFNNIENDYKQKDDNIKKNIDEVSDRILVLSNEMNSIKDEINVMKGKIDESNFENSEKIKKLNNEFIEKNLEIKREIEWIKKDIENVKLLYNDFSLKISTLTQNLSETQTNIKTDIISLRDSQVKIVETLQNLPKKIDQIEEKINVVDKKFNEVVNSFLDEFARHESEIYQLKKQISENEKLSERNTSASTSSIVKSILKTGKEKYHIVQKGEYLTLIAKKYNTSVSEIKKLNNLKSDVVYPGQKLLIP
- the eno gene encoding phosphopyruvate hydratase; this encodes MEILSVYGRQILDSRGNPTVEVEVMLEDGTTGRAAVPSGASTGEREALELRDGDKEFLGKGVKNAIKNVNEIIGPEIEGESVFDQRGIDYKMIELDGTENKSRLGANAILGVSLAVSRAAANVLDVPLYFYIGGVYANVMPVPMCNVINGGLHADNNLDIQEFMIAPIGAKSFSDGYRMVAEVFQYLKKILKDKGYVTSVGDEGGFAPNLNKNEEAIQLIIQAIEKAGYTPGEEIYIALDTAASSLYEEGLYQFEGKKISSDELIDFYEKIVSKYPVYSIEDGLAENDWEGWKKLTEKLGNKIQLVGDDIFVTNPKIFKEGIRQKIANAILIKVNQIGTLTETLETIEMAKRAGYRTIISHRSGETEDTFIADLTVGTNAGQIKSGSLSRSERLCKYNQLLRIEENFGNTCKYYGEIIKEK